From the genome of Solibacillus sp. FSL H8-0538:
TAAAAAAGGGGGGCTCGGCTCGCCCCCCTTTTGGTTAAATTTAAGGATTAACTTTAGAGTTGAACACTTGTTTGCCATCTACAAATTCAAGAACCGTTGCAGATTTTACTGGGTTGTGGTTTTCGTCAACTGTGAATGTACCTGTAATTAAGCTTAAATCTTTAGTAGAAGCTAATGCTTTTTGAATTGCTTCACCAGTTACTTCATCTGCACGCTCAATTGCATCTTTGATGAAGTAAATAGAATCATAACCTAATGCATGGAATGCGTTTGGTGCTTGATTGTATTTCCCTTTGAATGCCTCTACGAATTCTTGAATCGTTGCATCTGGATCTTCAGAAGAATAGTGGTTAATGATGTAAGTGTTATTTAATGCATCTGCACCAGCTAGGTCAACTAAAGTTGGTGAATCCCATCCATCCGCACCCATTAACGGTACATCAATTCCAAGTTCACGTGCTTGTTTAACAATTAGACCTACTTCTTCGTAGTAACCAGGAATGAAGATGAAGTCTGGGTTAGCTGCTTTAATTCGAGTTAATGTTGAACGGAAGTCCGTATCTTTTGCTACGTATGCTTCTTCCGCTACGACATTGCCGCCTTTTCCTGTAATCGTTTCTTTAAATGATGCTGCTAAACCTTTTGCATAGTCAGAAGCATTATCCGCAAAAATTGCTACGTTTTTTACGTCTAGCTCATCGGCTGCAAAGTTTGCTGCTACTGTTCCTTGGAATGGGTCAATGAAGCATGTACGGAACGCATATTCGTTTACTGAGCCGTCCTCATTTACGGTAACGTTTGGCGCTGTGCCTGAACCTGTTACGATTGGCACTTTATATTGATTCGCAATTTGCACTGTTGCTACTGAGTTTCCAGATGTAGCAGGTGCAAGCATTGCTACTACTTTTTCTTGTTCTGCTAAACGAATGGCAGCAGTTGTAGCCTCTGAGTTTTCTGATTTGTTATCAACTTTAATAAGTTCTAAAAGTCGGCCATCAATACCACCAGCCGCATTAATTTCTTCAATTGCTAAAACTGCTCCATCACCAATTGAAGAACCGTAAGATGCTACACCACCTGATAACTCAAGGTTTGCACCAATTTTAATTACTTCGCTTGATGAAGAACCACCGTCACCTGTTGATGATGATG
Proteins encoded in this window:
- a CDS encoding ABC transporter substrate-binding protein, whose translation is MKKFASLFLASTLLAGVLAGCGTTDDSSSSSSSSSSSTGDGGSSSSEVIKIGANLELSGGVASYGSSIGDGAVLAIEEINAAGGIDGRLLELIKVDNKSENSEATTAAIRLAEQEKVVAMLAPATSGNSVATVQIANQYKVPIVTGSGTAPNVTVNEDGSVNEYAFRTCFIDPFQGTVAANFAADELDVKNVAIFADNASDYAKGLAASFKETITGKGGNVVAEEAYVAKDTDFRSTLTRIKAANPDFIFIPGYYEEVGLIVKQARELGIDVPLMGADGWDSPTLVDLAGADALNNTYIINHYSSEDPDATIQEFVEAFKGKYNQAPNAFHALGYDSIYFIKDAIERADEVTGEAIQKALASTKDLSLITGTFTVDENHNPVKSATVLEFVDGKQVFNSKVNP